One window from the genome of Streptomyces sp. NBC_00708 encodes:
- the gcvP gene encoding aminomethyl-transferring glycine dehydrogenase translates to MTPRRTPLSQLEQGIPFEQRHIGPDAGAQAKMLAQVGYGSLDELTAAAVPDVIKSAEALDLPGARTEAEVLAELRRLADRNQVLAPMIGLGYYGTFTPPVILRNVMENPAWYTAYTPYQPEISQGRLEALLNFQTMVAELTGLPTSGASLLDEGTAAAEAMALARRVGKVKNGVFLVDADSLPQTVAVIETRAEPTGVEVVVADLSDGIPAEIAERGVFGVLLQYPGASGAVRDLKPVIEQAHELGAIVTVAADLLALTLLTSPGDLGADIAVGTTQRFGVPMGFGGPHAGYMAVRDKFARSLPGRLVGVSVDADGNKAYRLALQTREQHIRREKATSNICTAQVLLAVMAGMYAVYHGPEGLRTIARRTHRYAAILAEGLRAAGVDVVTGSYFDTLTVRVPGKAGEVVADARERGVNLRLVDADTVSLACDETTTRTQVAAVWAAFGADGDVEALDAATGDALPEALLRTDEILTHPVFHQHRSETAMLRYLRKLADRDYALDRGMIPLGSCTMKLNATAEMESITWPEFGALHPFAPAEQAQGFLTLIRELEERLAEVTGYDAVSLQPNAGSQGEFAGLLAVRAYHRANGDENRTVCLIPSSAHGTNAASAVMAGMKVVVVKTADDGEVDIEDLRAKIAQYRDELAVLMITYPSTHGVFEEHVADICAEVHDAGGQVYVDGANLNALVGLAKPGRFGGDVSHLNLHKTFCIPHGGGGPGVGPVGVRAHLAPFLPNHPLQPAAGPETGVGPISAAPWGSAGILPISWAYVRLMGGEGLKRATQVAVLAANYIAKRLEPHYPILYNGPAGLVAHECIVDLRPISKATGVSIDDVAKRLIDYGFHSPTMSFPVAGTLMIEPTESEDLAELDRFCDTMIAIRGEIEKVASGEWSADDNPLANAPHTAAALGGEWEHGYSREVAVFPAGVSAADKYWPPVRRIDGAFGDRNLVCSCPPLDEYDN, encoded by the coding sequence ATGACCCCCCGTCGCACCCCGCTCTCGCAGCTGGAACAGGGCATCCCCTTCGAGCAGCGCCACATCGGCCCCGACGCCGGGGCCCAGGCGAAGATGCTCGCCCAGGTCGGCTACGGCTCGCTGGACGAGCTGACCGCGGCGGCCGTGCCGGACGTGATCAAGAGCGCCGAGGCACTGGATCTGCCGGGGGCCCGGACCGAGGCCGAGGTGCTGGCCGAGCTGCGCCGGCTCGCCGACCGCAACCAGGTCCTCGCCCCGATGATCGGGCTCGGCTACTACGGCACGTTCACCCCGCCGGTGATCCTGCGCAACGTCATGGAGAACCCCGCCTGGTACACGGCCTACACGCCGTACCAGCCCGAGATCTCCCAGGGCCGCCTCGAAGCCCTCCTGAACTTCCAGACGATGGTCGCCGAGCTGACCGGCCTGCCCACCTCCGGCGCCTCGCTGCTCGACGAGGGCACCGCAGCCGCCGAGGCCATGGCGCTGGCCCGGCGCGTCGGCAAGGTGAAGAACGGCGTCTTCCTGGTCGACGCCGACTCCCTGCCGCAGACCGTCGCCGTGATCGAGACCCGCGCCGAGCCGACCGGTGTAGAGGTCGTCGTCGCCGACCTCAGCGACGGCATCCCGGCCGAGATCGCCGAGCGCGGCGTCTTCGGCGTGCTGCTCCAGTACCCCGGCGCATCGGGAGCCGTCCGGGACCTCAAGCCCGTGATCGAGCAGGCGCACGAGCTGGGCGCGATCGTCACCGTGGCCGCCGACCTGCTGGCCCTCACCCTGCTCACCTCGCCCGGTGACCTGGGCGCCGACATCGCCGTCGGCACCACGCAGCGCTTCGGTGTGCCGATGGGCTTCGGCGGGCCGCACGCCGGCTACATGGCGGTCCGCGACAAGTTCGCGCGCAGCCTCCCCGGCCGCCTCGTCGGCGTCTCCGTGGACGCCGACGGCAACAAGGCGTACCGGCTGGCCCTCCAGACCCGCGAGCAGCACATCCGCCGCGAGAAGGCCACCAGCAACATCTGCACCGCCCAGGTGCTGCTCGCCGTCATGGCCGGCATGTACGCCGTCTACCACGGCCCCGAGGGGCTGCGCACGATCGCCCGGCGCACCCACCGCTACGCCGCGATCCTGGCCGAGGGCCTGCGCGCCGCCGGTGTCGACGTGGTGACCGGCTCCTACTTCGACACGCTCACCGTGCGCGTGCCCGGCAAGGCCGGCGAGGTCGTCGCCGACGCCCGCGAGCGCGGCGTGAACCTGCGCCTGGTCGACGCCGACACCGTCTCCCTCGCCTGCGACGAGACCACGACCCGCACCCAGGTCGCGGCCGTCTGGGCGGCCTTCGGGGCCGACGGGGACGTCGAGGCGCTGGACGCCGCCACCGGGGACGCGCTGCCCGAGGCGCTGCTGCGCACCGACGAGATCCTGACCCACCCCGTCTTCCACCAGCACCGGTCCGAGACCGCGATGCTCCGCTACCTCCGCAAGCTCGCCGACCGCGACTACGCGCTGGACCGCGGCATGATCCCGCTCGGCTCCTGCACCATGAAGCTGAACGCGACCGCCGAGATGGAGTCGATCACCTGGCCCGAGTTCGGCGCGCTGCACCCGTTCGCGCCCGCCGAGCAGGCCCAGGGCTTCCTGACGCTCATCCGTGAGCTGGAGGAGCGCCTGGCGGAGGTCACCGGCTACGACGCGGTCTCCCTCCAGCCGAACGCCGGCTCGCAGGGCGAGTTCGCGGGGCTGCTGGCCGTCCGCGCGTACCACCGCGCCAACGGCGACGAGAACCGGACCGTCTGTCTGATCCCGTCCTCCGCGCACGGCACCAACGCCGCGAGCGCCGTGATGGCCGGCATGAAGGTGGTCGTCGTCAAGACCGCCGACGACGGCGAGGTCGACATCGAGGACCTGCGCGCCAAGATCGCGCAGTACCGCGACGAGCTGGCCGTGCTCATGATCACCTACCCGTCGACGCACGGCGTCTTCGAGGAGCACGTCGCCGACATCTGCGCCGAGGTGCACGACGCCGGCGGCCAGGTCTACGTGGACGGTGCCAACCTCAACGCCCTGGTGGGCCTGGCCAAGCCCGGCCGGTTCGGCGGCGACGTCTCGCACCTGAACCTGCACAAGACCTTCTGCATCCCGCACGGCGGCGGCGGCCCCGGCGTCGGCCCCGTCGGTGTGCGCGCGCACCTGGCGCCGTTCCTGCCCAACCACCCGCTGCAGCCCGCGGCGGGCCCGGAAACCGGTGTCGGACCGATCTCGGCCGCCCCGTGGGGTTCCGCGGGCATCCTGCCGATCTCCTGGGCCTACGTACGCCTGATGGGTGGCGAGGGCCTCAAGCGTGCGACGCAGGTCGCCGTACTCGCGGCCAACTACATCGCCAAGCGCCTCGAACCGCACTACCCGATCCTGTACAACGGCCCGGCCGGGCTGGTGGCGCACGAGTGCATCGTGGACCTGCGGCCCATCTCCAAGGCGACCGGTGTCAGCATCGACGACGTCGCCAAGCGGCTCATCGACTACGGCTTCCACTCGCCGACCATGTCGTTCCCGGTCGCAGGGACGCTGATGATCGAGCCGACCGAGAGTGAGGACCTCGCGGAGCTGGACCGCTTCTGCGACACGATGATCGCCATCCGCGGCGAGATCGAGAAGGTCGCTTCGGGGGAGTGGAGCGCGGACGACAACCCGCTCGCCAACGCCCCGCACACGGCCGCCGCGCTGGGCGGGGAGTGGGAGCACGGCTACAGTCGCGAGGTGGCGGTCTTCCCGGCCGGAGTCTCGGCCGCCGACAAGTACTGGCCGCCGGTGCGCCGTATCGACGGCGCGTTCGGTGACCGCAACCTCGTGTGCTCGTGCCCGCCCCTGGACGAGTACGACAACTGA
- a CDS encoding glutamate-cysteine ligase family protein, translating into MGEKVVAGAFDLSDRQKYRRKLHQCLEALSGLLAERRFDRPRNLMGMEIELNLTGADALPKMLNGEVLERIASHDFQTELGMFNLEVNIVPHVLSGRVLDQLAEELRTGLGYADRKAGEVDAGIMMIGILPTLGREDMVRSNLSDVDRYALLNDQMVAARGEDFALDIEGVERLVATAGSITPEAACTSLQLHLQVTPERFADVWNAAQAVAAVQVALGANSPFLFGREVWRESRPPLFEQATDTRPPELRNQGVRPRTWFGEKWIGSAQELFEENLRYFPPLLPICDEEDPLRVLADGGVPQLKELVLHNGTVYRWNRPVYGIADGVPHLRVENRVLPAGPTVADVIANTALYYGLVRALAEESRPVWTRMPFPAAAENFEIACRQGIDAELMWPRPGRSGGLTRVPVAKLVRDELLPLAAAGLDAWNIEPADRDHYLGIIEERCRRRTNGASWQADTYHRAREAGMDRGAALAAMTRRYGELMQGGDPVHTWPAGIPAP; encoded by the coding sequence ATGGGGGAGAAGGTCGTCGCGGGCGCCTTTGACCTGTCCGACCGGCAGAAGTACCGGAGGAAGCTGCATCAGTGCCTGGAGGCGCTGTCCGGGCTCCTGGCCGAGCGGCGGTTCGACCGGCCGCGCAACCTCATGGGCATGGAGATCGAACTGAATCTCACGGGCGCCGACGCCCTGCCGAAGATGTTGAATGGGGAGGTGCTGGAGCGCATCGCGAGTCACGATTTCCAGACGGAACTGGGGATGTTCAATCTTGAGGTGAACATAGTTCCCCATGTTCTGTCGGGTCGCGTTCTCGATCAGCTGGCCGAAGAGCTGAGGACCGGGCTCGGATATGCCGACCGGAAGGCCGGTGAGGTCGATGCCGGGATCATGATGATCGGAATCCTGCCGACGCTCGGCCGCGAGGACATGGTCCGGTCCAACCTCTCGGACGTCGACCGCTACGCCCTCCTGAACGATCAAATGGTGGCGGCCCGCGGCGAGGATTTCGCGCTCGATATCGAAGGCGTCGAGCGGCTGGTCGCCACCGCCGGTTCGATCACCCCGGAAGCCGCCTGCACCTCGCTGCAACTGCATCTCCAGGTGACGCCGGAACGCTTCGCCGACGTGTGGAACGCGGCGCAGGCCGTGGCCGCCGTCCAGGTGGCCCTGGGGGCCAACTCGCCCTTCCTGTTCGGCCGGGAGGTGTGGCGCGAGTCGAGGCCGCCGCTGTTCGAGCAGGCCACGGACACCCGGCCGCCCGAACTGCGCAACCAGGGCGTGCGGCCCAGGACCTGGTTCGGGGAGAAGTGGATCGGCTCGGCCCAGGAGCTCTTCGAGGAGAACCTGCGCTACTTCCCCCCGCTCCTGCCCATCTGCGACGAGGAGGATCCCCTGCGCGTCCTCGCCGACGGCGGGGTGCCCCAGCTGAAGGAGCTGGTCCTGCACAACGGCACGGTCTACCGGTGGAACCGCCCGGTGTACGGGATCGCCGACGGCGTCCCCCATCTGCGGGTGGAGAACCGGGTGCTGCCCGCCGGCCCGACCGTCGCCGACGTCATCGCCAACACCGCGCTCTACTACGGTCTGGTCCGGGCGCTGGCGGAGGAGTCGCGTCCGGTGTGGACCAGGATGCCGTTCCCGGCCGCCGCGGAGAACTTCGAGATCGCGTGCCGTCAGGGCATCGACGCCGAGCTGATGTGGCCCCGGCCCGGCCGCTCCGGCGGGCTGACCAGGGTTCCGGTGGCGAAGCTGGTGCGGGACGAGCTGCTGCCCCTGGCCGCCGCCGGGCTCGACGCCTGGAACATCGAGCCCGCGGACCGGGACCACTACCTCGGGATCATCGAGGAGCGCTGCAGACGGCGGACGAACGGTGCCTCCTGGCAGGCGGACACCTACCACCGGGCCCGCGAGGCGGGAATGGACCGGGGCGCCGCGCTCGCCGCGATGACCCGGCGCTACGGCGAACTGATGCAGGGCGGCGACCCCGTGCACACCTGGCCGGCCGGCATCCCGGCGCCGTGA
- a CDS encoding HEAT repeat domain-containing protein produces MTMANEDTATARALRGLEHGDASVRLRTAMAVGSAPDARFVDRLVERCATEPDFSVREMLTWALTRHPQALTVPRLVEELRSERPQARGQALHTLSKTGDGRAWPAITLALLTDADDEVARTAWRAAVVLVPDDEAPGLAAVLAGQLGRGERDMRLSLSRALIALGAAAGPALDAAMAHAEPRIREHALATEELRRNPDAGFESAVEEAKRRVALGAYGQEA; encoded by the coding sequence ATGACCATGGCGAACGAGGACACGGCCACGGCGCGCGCCCTGCGCGGGCTGGAGCACGGCGACGCGTCGGTCCGGCTGCGCACCGCGATGGCGGTCGGCTCGGCACCGGACGCGCGGTTCGTCGACCGGCTCGTGGAACGGTGCGCAACGGAGCCCGATTTCTCCGTACGGGAGATGCTGACGTGGGCGCTGACCCGCCATCCGCAGGCGCTGACGGTCCCCAGGCTCGTCGAGGAGCTGCGCTCGGAGCGCCCGCAGGCACGCGGCCAGGCCCTGCACACCCTGTCCAAGACGGGCGACGGACGGGCGTGGCCGGCGATCACCCTCGCGCTGCTGACCGACGCCGACGACGAGGTGGCGCGTACGGCCTGGCGGGCGGCGGTCGTCCTGGTGCCCGACGACGAGGCACCCGGGCTGGCCGCGGTGCTGGCCGGGCAGCTCGGGCGCGGCGAGCGGGACATGCGGCTGAGCCTCAGCCGGGCGCTCATCGCACTCGGGGCGGCGGCCGGACCCGCACTGGACGCCGCCATGGCACACGCCGAGCCCCGGATCCGTGAGCACGCGCTCGCCACCGAGGAGCTGCGGCGAAACCCGGACGCCGGGTTCGAGTCCGCGGTCGAGGAGGCGAAGCGGCGCGTGGCCCTCGGGGCGTACGGTCAGGAGGCGTGA
- a CDS encoding HEAT repeat domain-containing protein, with protein sequence MLIGEVARRSGVSARMLRHYESLGLVRPTGRNDVGYREYSEDDVRRIFHIESLRSLGLSLREVGRALDDPGFSPAELVDDLARRTRERIASERELLTRLSRIGAAGPGDWEDVLRTVALLQALGSSSPGTRQRAALSSAGEAPVPVEALVEAVLSEPDPSVAGALRWALARAGDGLALLAEGLDSPDAEVRARAVRAVAGIPGEAASALLREALGHPDVAVRRYAAPALGARGVGDAVPTLIGMVAEEVRDVEAADALGVLAAEPGAAERIAAGLVDRLADGTLDASARRRLTQALADIPGPTASRALAELAGDGDRGVAVTAVYLRGLRGEG encoded by the coding sequence ATGTTGATCGGTGAGGTGGCGCGGCGGTCCGGGGTCAGCGCCCGCATGCTCAGGCACTACGAGTCGCTGGGGCTGGTGCGGCCCACGGGACGCAACGACGTCGGCTACCGTGAGTACTCCGAGGACGACGTCCGGCGGATCTTCCACATCGAGAGCCTGCGGTCCCTCGGCCTGTCGCTGCGCGAGGTGGGGCGCGCCCTGGACGATCCCGGCTTCAGTCCGGCGGAGCTCGTCGACGACCTCGCCCGGCGCACCCGGGAACGGATCGCGAGCGAGCGGGAGCTGCTGACCCGGCTGAGCCGGATCGGCGCCGCGGGGCCCGGCGACTGGGAGGACGTCCTGCGGACCGTCGCCCTCCTCCAGGCGCTGGGGTCCAGCAGCCCCGGCACGCGTCAGCGGGCCGCGTTGTCCTCGGCCGGTGAGGCACCGGTGCCGGTGGAGGCCCTGGTCGAGGCGGTGCTGAGCGAGCCGGACCCGAGCGTGGCCGGCGCCCTGCGGTGGGCTCTGGCGCGGGCGGGCGACGGGCTGGCCCTGCTGGCGGAAGGGCTGGACTCGCCGGACGCGGAGGTCCGCGCCCGTGCGGTGCGGGCGGTCGCCGGGATTCCGGGCGAGGCGGCGAGCGCGCTGCTGCGGGAGGCGCTCGGACATCCCGATGTCGCGGTGCGCCGGTACGCGGCTCCGGCGCTCGGTGCGCGCGGGGTGGGCGACGCGGTCCCGACGCTCATCGGCATGGTCGCGGAGGAGGTGCGGGACGTCGAGGCGGCCGATGCCCTGGGTGTGCTGGCCGCCGAGCCCGGGGCGGCCGAGCGGATCGCCGCCGGACTCGTCGACCGCCTCGCCGACGGCACGCTCGACGCGTCCGCCCGCCGGCGGCTCACCCAGGCGCTCGCGGACATCCCGGGCCCGACGGCGTCGCGCGCGCTCGCGGAACTGGCGGGGGACGGGGACCGGGGCGTGGCGGTGACGGCGGTGTATCTGCGCGGGCTGCGGGGCGAGGGGTGA
- a CDS encoding PRC-barrel domain-containing protein codes for MQTDIDPRSLIGRKAFDRKGTKIGTVDEVYLDDATGVPEWAAVRTGLFSRDAFVPLEPSEFVGETLRVPFDRALIKDAPDFGVGRHLSPEQELQLYRHYGLDAAPGEPPPDRDFGRLAGQEE; via the coding sequence GTGCAGACCGACATCGACCCGCGCAGCCTGATCGGCCGCAAGGCCTTCGACCGCAAGGGCACCAAGATCGGGACCGTGGACGAGGTGTACCTCGACGACGCGACCGGCGTACCCGAATGGGCGGCCGTGCGCACCGGCCTCTTCAGCCGTGACGCCTTCGTCCCGCTGGAGCCGAGCGAGTTCGTCGGGGAGACCCTGCGCGTCCCCTTCGACCGGGCGCTGATCAAGGACGCGCCCGACTTCGGTGTGGGCCGCCATCTCTCCCCCGAGCAGGAGCTCCAGCTGTACCGCCACTACGGCCTGGACGCCGCCCCCGGCGAGCCGCCCCCGGACCGCGACTTCGGCCGGCTGGCGGGCCAGGAGGAGTAG
- a CDS encoding substrate-binding and VWA domain-containing protein: protein MGRHSLPDDRRAAGGGDRPPRRRRTVVIATMLVLAVAGGTAVAAQGGLLSFSKSCEESAVHLSMMASPDIAPAVRAVADRARADEVRSDGRCIDVNVVARDSYKVADALASGTRAPDYQIWLPDSDLWLSRAKGDGDGVAISPGDSVATSPVTLAMVPKAAKSFGWPKKTYSWAELTGGAMESDEVHIGAADPARSATGLLALTSIGASAEKQGGDSDTRVAATAKLLAQRMSDGDTQVVATLPQDGSGAEEGNPARNQAVLLSEQAAFAHNAESAGTGRLDLFYPKDGTPLLNYPFTLVDEQHRSTQEGRAALRFMTLLSEDSSLRTLQEHGFRTTSGTADEKLVAAAGGRSPQPYDAAQPPAPSDETLQETLGMWTITVQSARLTTVVDASGSMAAIVPGRNQSRMDVTKASLIQALNQFTPNDEIGLWEFATTLDGDKDYRRLVTTARLGDAAKGGGTHREKLAAAFAALKPVPDGATGLYDTALAAYKEAQRTYVKGKFNAVVILTDGSNQDEKSISRSGLVDELKSIADPDRPVPLLAIAVGPEADREELDEIAKVTGGGGYQVNDPAEIQAVILQAVMTAGEGVRAAEH, encoded by the coding sequence ATGGGACGTCACAGCTTGCCCGATGACCGCAGAGCGGCCGGAGGCGGGGACCGTCCCCCGCGCCGCCGCCGTACCGTGGTCATCGCCACCATGCTCGTTCTCGCCGTGGCGGGGGGAACGGCGGTCGCGGCGCAGGGCGGCTTGCTCTCGTTCTCGAAGTCGTGCGAGGAGAGCGCCGTCCACCTGTCCATGATGGCCTCGCCCGACATCGCCCCCGCCGTACGTGCCGTCGCCGACCGGGCACGTGCGGACGAGGTGCGCTCCGACGGCCGCTGCATCGACGTGAACGTGGTGGCCCGTGACTCGTACAAGGTCGCGGACGCACTCGCGAGCGGCACCCGCGCCCCCGACTACCAGATATGGCTTCCCGACTCCGACCTGTGGCTGAGCCGGGCGAAGGGGGACGGCGACGGCGTCGCGATCTCCCCGGGCGACTCCGTCGCCACCTCACCGGTCACCCTCGCCATGGTGCCCAAGGCCGCCAAGAGCTTCGGCTGGCCGAAGAAGACGTACTCCTGGGCGGAGTTGACCGGCGGGGCCATGGAGTCCGACGAGGTGCACATCGGTGCGGCCGACCCCGCGCGCTCCGCCACCGGTCTGCTGGCCCTCACCAGCATCGGCGCCTCCGCCGAGAAGCAGGGCGGGGACAGCGACACCCGGGTCGCGGCCACCGCGAAGCTGCTCGCCCAGCGGATGTCCGACGGCGACACCCAGGTGGTGGCGACGCTGCCGCAGGACGGCTCGGGGGCCGAGGAGGGCAACCCGGCACGGAACCAGGCGGTGCTGCTCTCGGAACAGGCCGCCTTCGCCCACAACGCCGAGTCGGCGGGCACCGGCAGGCTCGACCTGTTCTACCCGAAGGACGGCACACCGCTGCTGAACTACCCGTTCACCCTGGTCGACGAGCAGCACCGGAGCACGCAGGAGGGCCGGGCCGCGCTGCGGTTCATGACCCTGCTCTCCGAGGACAGCTCCCTGCGCACCCTTCAGGAGCACGGCTTCCGCACCACCTCCGGCACCGCGGACGAGAAGCTGGTCGCGGCGGCGGGCGGCAGATCCCCCCAGCCGTACGACGCGGCCCAGCCGCCCGCCCCGTCGGACGAGACGCTCCAGGAGACGCTGGGCATGTGGACGATCACCGTGCAGAGCGCACGGCTGACGACGGTCGTCGACGCGTCCGGTTCGATGGCCGCGATCGTGCCGGGCCGCAACCAGTCCCGTATGGACGTCACCAAGGCCTCGCTGATCCAGGCGCTCAACCAGTTCACGCCGAACGACGAGATCGGCCTCTGGGAGTTCGCGACCACGCTCGACGGCGACAAGGACTACCGCCGGCTGGTGACGACCGCCCGGCTGGGCGACGCCGCGAAGGGCGGCGGCACGCACCGGGAGAAGCTCGCCGCCGCGTTCGCCGCCCTGAAGCCGGTGCCGGACGGCGCTACGGGCCTGTACGACACCGCCCTGGCGGCGTACAAGGAGGCGCAGCGCACCTATGTGAAGGGCAAGTTCAACGCGGTCGTGATCCTCACCGACGGTTCGAACCAGGACGAGAAGTCCATCTCGCGCTCCGGCCTCGTCGACGAACTGAAGTCCATCGCCGACCCGGATCGCCCGGTCCCGCTGCTGGCCATCGCGGTCGGGCCCGAGGCGGACCGCGAGGAGCTGGACGAGATAGCGAAGGTCACCGGGGGCGGCGGCTACCAGGTGAACGACCCGGCCGAGATCCAGGCGGTGATCCTGCAGGCCGTGATGACCGCCGGCGAGGGCGTCCGCGCCGCCGAGCACTGA
- a CDS encoding CPBP family intramembrane metalloprotease codes for MADSFPQQAVSRRILRSETVLVLALSLGASGVSALISFVGSLTKPGGLKDQAATLNSSAAPGRPWLDLAWQLFGITTALVPVALVAHLLLREGTGLRVIGFDRTRPGEDTARGAVVAACIGSAGLAFYLVARATGFNLTVVPESLPDVWWKFPVLILSAVQNSVLEEVIVVGYLLRRLGQLGWTPTAALVASSVLRGSYHLYQGIGGFIGNMVMGVVFVLLYRRWQRVGPLVAAHALLDIGAFVGYALLAGKVDWLPTP; via the coding sequence GTGGCTGATTCTTTTCCCCAGCAGGCCGTGTCACGACGGATTCTCCGGTCCGAGACGGTGCTGGTGCTGGCGCTCTCGCTGGGCGCGAGCGGCGTCTCTGCCCTCATCAGTTTTGTCGGATCGCTGACGAAACCGGGGGGTTTGAAGGATCAGGCGGCGACCCTCAACAGTTCCGCGGCCCCGGGCCGCCCTTGGCTGGATCTCGCCTGGCAGCTCTTCGGGATCACGACGGCGCTGGTGCCCGTCGCCCTGGTGGCGCATCTGCTCCTCAGAGAGGGCACGGGGCTGCGGGTCATCGGCTTCGACCGCACCCGGCCGGGGGAGGACACGGCGCGCGGCGCGGTGGTCGCGGCCTGCATCGGCAGCGCCGGGCTGGCGTTCTACCTGGTCGCCAGGGCCACCGGGTTCAACCTCACCGTCGTCCCCGAGTCACTGCCCGACGTGTGGTGGAAGTTCCCCGTGCTCATCCTGTCGGCGGTCCAGAACTCCGTGCTGGAGGAAGTGATCGTCGTCGGGTACCTGCTGCGCAGGCTGGGGCAGTTGGGCTGGACGCCGACGGCGGCGCTGGTGGCCAGCTCGGTGCTGCGCGGCTCGTACCACCTCTACCAGGGCATCGGCGGGTTCATCGGCAACATGGTGATGGGCGTCGTCTTCGTGCTGCTGTACCGGCGCTGGCAGCGCGTGGGCCCGCTGGTCGCGGCGCACGCGCTGCTCGACATCGGCGCGTTCGTCGGTTACGCGCTGCTCGCCGGGAAGGTGGACTGGCTGCCCACGCCGTGA
- a CDS encoding DUF5999 family protein gives MNTSSHRRSLNSTQRKNPSMCQHQPPCPTADSADREAARQVAHHPEQGWSLLCNGVLLFEDTGELLPDGQIIAPHRPLATSRVVKAA, from the coding sequence ATGAACACCTCTTCACACCGCAGGTCACTCAACTCGACGCAGCGAAAGAACCCATCCATGTGCCAGCACCAGCCACCCTGCCCGACAGCCGACTCAGCCGACCGGGAGGCCGCCCGCCAGGTGGCCCACCACCCGGAGCAGGGCTGGAGCCTGCTGTGCAACGGCGTCCTGCTCTTCGAGGACACCGGTGAGCTGCTTCCGGACGGGCAGATCATCGCCCCGCACAGGCCCCTGGCGACGAGCCGGGTGGTGAAGGCCGCCTGA
- a CDS encoding PhzF family phenazine biosynthesis protein: protein MRIRTVDAFTDRPFSGNPAGVLLFGSEGFPEDGFLQRVAAELNLSETAFAHPLPPGGDADWALRWFTPVTEVDMCGHATLATAHVLHTTGAASGTVRFAARCGTLTSAAHADGSLTLDFPTAPLTPEPAPAGLADALGAEPVSVHDTGPHVGDLLVELRDEAAVRGLTPDFPVLAGLSRRGVIATAAAGPGRAYDYVSRGFFPAVGIDEDPVTGSAHTALAPFWSARFGRDELTGLQASARSGLVRTSLRGARTLLTGRAVTVLDGELLVTP, encoded by the coding sequence ATGAGGATTCGTACCGTCGACGCGTTCACCGACCGCCCCTTCTCCGGCAACCCCGCCGGCGTCCTGCTGTTCGGCTCCGAGGGCTTCCCCGAGGACGGCTTCCTCCAGAGGGTCGCCGCCGAGCTGAACCTGTCCGAGACCGCGTTCGCCCACCCGCTGCCGCCGGGAGGCGACGCGGACTGGGCGCTGCGCTGGTTCACCCCGGTCACCGAGGTGGACATGTGCGGCCATGCCACGCTCGCCACCGCCCACGTCCTGCACACCACCGGGGCGGCGAGCGGCACCGTCCGCTTCGCCGCCCGGTGCGGCACGCTGACGTCGGCCGCCCATGCGGACGGCTCGCTCACGCTGGACTTCCCGACCGCCCCGCTGACGCCCGAACCCGCGCCCGCCGGGCTCGCGGATGCCCTGGGCGCGGAGCCGGTGTCCGTGCACGACACCGGTCCGCACGTCGGGGACCTGCTCGTGGAGCTGCGGGACGAAGCGGCCGTACGCGGCCTGACCCCCGACTTCCCGGTGCTGGCCGGCCTCTCGCGGCGCGGCGTCATCGCCACGGCCGCCGCCGGGCCCGGCCGTGCGTACGACTACGTCTCCCGCGGCTTCTTCCCGGCCGTGGGCATCGACGAGGACCCGGTGACCGGCAGTGCGCACACCGCCCTGGCCCCGTTCTGGTCGGCCCGGTTCGGCCGCGACGAACTGACCGGGCTCCAGGCCTCCGCGCGCTCCGGTCTCGTCCGGACGTCGCTGCGCGGCGCGCGCACCCTGCTGACGGGCCGCGCGGTCACGGTCCTGGACGGCGAACTCCTCGTGACGCCGTAG